The DNA window AACGACGGCGCGGCGTGATACCAGGTTTTGAAATGCATAGCGTCGGAAAAGATTGGCATCACGCCGTAGGCGCCCGGCGGCACCCTGGCCGCCATCTCTTCCAGCAGGCTGTAGGCGTCGACGCCCAACCGCTCCGCCAGCAGCTTCTCTTCGGCGCAGAACGCGTCGCGGAACCAACGCATGGTCAGGCCGGTAAAGAAGCTGATGGATTCCGCCTGCGCCATGCCGGGAATGACATGGGGGTTGATGCGGATATTCATCTCCGGATCGATGGCGGGTTCCGGCAGGTTAACGATTTGCTGCCAGAAGGTGCCGCCGAGCACCGCCGTTTGCCCGGCACGCACGATGCCAAGCCCCAGACTGCCGAGTTGCACGTCGCCGCCGCCCATCACCACCGGGGTGCCGAGCAGCAGCCCGCTCTCCTGCGCCGCCTGTTCGGTGACGCGCCCCAGCACGCTGCCGGTCTCTTTCACCGGCGACAGAATATCTGCGCGCAGGCCGGCCATATCGAGCAGCGCCGGCCGCCAGTCGCGGCTGGTCAGATCCAGCATGCCGGTGGTGCCGGCGTTGGAAGGATCGACCGCCAGCTCGCCGCTGAGCATGTTGGCCAACCAGTCGCTGATCATGGTCAGCGTCGCCGCCTGGCGGTAGATGTCCGGCCGATGGTGCGCCAGCCACAGCAGGCGCGGCATGGCGCTCAACGCCAGCGTCTGGCCGGAATAGTGATACACCTCGCGTTCGAAACCGTGGTTGTGCAGCTCTTTCAGCTCGCTGACTTCGTGGCTGGCGCGCGCATCGACGTTGGCGCAGGCCCAGATCGGCACGCCGTTGCGATCGTACAGAACGATGCCTTCACGCATCGAGCAGCAGGCCACCGCGCGGATCGCCTGAGCGCTCAATCCCGCGCGTTGCATCGCCTGGCGGATGCACTGACAGGCCAGCTGCCAGTTGCGGCTGAGGTCGAACTCCATCGAGCCGGGCACGCCCGGCACCGCCAG is part of the Serratia surfactantfaciens genome and encodes:
- the lsrK gene encoding autoinducer-2 kinase, with the translated sequence MDNYLMALDAGTGSIRAVIFDLAGNQIAHGQAEWQHLAVPGVPGSMEFDLSRNWQLACQCIRQAMQRAGLSAQAIRAVACCSMREGIVLYDRNGVPIWACANVDARASHEVSELKELHNHGFEREVYHYSGQTLALSAMPRLLWLAHHRPDIYRQAATLTMISDWLANMLSGELAVDPSNAGTTGMLDLTSRDWRPALLDMAGLRADILSPVKETGSVLGRVTEQAAQESGLLLGTPVVMGGGDVQLGSLGLGIVRAGQTAVLGGTFWQQIVNLPEPAIDPEMNIRINPHVIPGMAQAESISFFTGLTMRWFRDAFCAEEKLLAERLGVDAYSLLEEMAARVPPGAYGVMPIFSDAMHFKTWYHAAPSFINLSIDPERCNKQTLFRALEENAAIVSACNLEQIAAFSGVQARSLVFAGGGAKGKLWSQILSDVTGLTVRVPVVKEATALGCAIAAGVGAGLYESLAETGERLVRWEREHQPDMTNHASYHEQKENWRRIYADQLTLVDNGLTTSLWKAPGL